In Deltaproteobacteria bacterium, the sequence TACAGTGTGACTATTGACGTTCGAGCACAGGCATACATCCACGCCTTGAGCGCGTCTTCGCCCGCCGGCTGTGCCCGAAAGCACGTCCAGTTGTAGGCAGCGCCAACCAAGCTGACCTGCGCCGCGCGCCAGTCAGCTTCCGGTTCTTCGAGCCAGGTAGGTGCGATCGCTGGAGCATCCGCCACGCCGGCACCATGGCACGGGTGGGGGCGAGCCGCAAACGAGTGCGCCACCCGCAAA encodes:
- a CDS encoding HEPN domain-containing protein codes for the protein MRAPPAVVGLRVAHSFAARPHPCHGAGVADAPAIAPTWLEEPEADWRAAQVSLVGAAYNWTCFRAQPAGEDALKAWMYACARTSIVTL